The genomic stretch TTGTCTTTTCTTCAGGAGGGGCAGCCTCCACTGCTTCGTGGAATTTTCTTCTCGCATGGGCCCAGCATCCGCAGAGACGAATGTCTTTCTGCAGTGTCTTGTAGCCCGAATAGCCGTCTGTATGGAGGTATCCTTTGAAGTCTTCAAGAAATATTTTGGGATGGGCGCTCGACCTGGTCTCCCGGTATTCATAAAGTACTGCAGGTGTTTTAGTATATCTTCCTGTACGGTAGAGCCACATGAATGATTCCCTGCGGGATGATCTGCCCGGTTCTTTGAGTACCTGTACGACCGTCTCGTCTGCATGGAGTATTTCTTCCTGAAGTATCCTCTGCCTCATCTGTTCATATAAAGGCTCAAGCCAGTCCGAAGATGCGCGGATGAGCCAGTTGGCCATTGTCTGGCGGCTGAGGAAGAAACCCTCATTAAGGAAGGACATCTCCTGACGGTAGAGAGGGAGCGCGTTCATGTATTTCTGTACCATGATGTGGGCGATGGATGATGCCGACGCAGCACTGCCTTTTATCGGGGCTTCCGGCATAGGTGCCTTTATGACGGGAACTTTTATGTTCTCATGTTCGCAGCGGCGGCAGGAGTATACTTCACGTTCATGCTCCACTATCTTGACCTGTGCCGGAATTATTTCAAGCTCGCGCCTCTTCTCATGTCCCATGATGTGCATAGCACCGCCGCATTCAGGGCATATGCGCTCCTCTTCAGGTATGGAGTGCACTATACTCTCTACAGGGAGGGTTTCAAAATTGTCCTCTTTGCTGCCTGTGCATCTGCGTCTTGTATAGGTTATCTCTTCAACAGAGGGTTCAGGCATTTTTACTTCAGCTTCATTTTCAGCCTCGTCGAAGACAAGAAGTATCTGACGTGAATCAGAATCAGCCTTTTCGCTAGATTGGCCAAACTGACGATGCTTGCTCAGACGGAAACACTCTTCATAATACGCGACAAGCTTCGCAAGCTCAGAGTTTTTCTCCTCAAGATATGAGTTCTTGTCCTCAAGGTCTGAGGTTTTATGCTCAAGCTCACTGTATTTTGTCTTCAGTTCTTCCAGTTGACATATGACATTTTCCATAG from Synergistaceae bacterium DZ-S4 encodes the following:
- a CDS encoding IS66 family transposase, which produces MENVICQLEELKTKYSELEHKTSDLEDKNSYLEEKNSELAKLVAYYEECFRLSKHRQFGQSSEKADSDSRQILLVFDEAENEAEVKMPEPSVEEITYTRRRCTGSKEDNFETLPVESIVHSIPEEERICPECGGAMHIMGHEKRRELEIIPAQVKIVEHEREVYSCRRCEHENIKVPVIKAPMPEAPIKGSAASASSIAHIMVQKYMNALPLYRQEMSFLNEGFFLSRQTMANWLIRASSDWLEPLYEQMRQRILQEEILHADETVVQVLKEPGRSSRRESFMWLYRTGRYTKTPAVLYEYRETRSSAHPKIFLEDFKGYLHTDGYSGYKTLQKDIRLCGCWAHARRKFHEAVEAAPPEEKTNSVSQKGLDFCSRLFELEREYEHLTPEERHKKRAEQSKPVSEAFFTWASSVCALPKSALGKALHYALEQRPYLETFYLDGRLELSNNRAERSIKPFVIGRKNWLFCCTPKGAKSSSIIYSIIETAKENRLRPFEYLKYIFEVMPNISEENYHTLLPWSKDLPDSLRLKQNDINSAQ